Proteins from a genomic interval of Cyclopterus lumpus isolate fCycLum1 chromosome 18, fCycLum1.pri, whole genome shotgun sequence:
- the krcp gene encoding kelch repeat-containing protein — protein sequence MGDFGIYAVFGVNGPPQRLLSAEGSSRVFVAVPPSVRQVVLFSSGPWGERICVNAELNDADRFPITIGKLTPYNKCLSWEQWEEETWTDGVTLSVTLEGGNLVKADWSEPELMSVKEYTPKDHAAPLAPRELNGKRKRERALEKDGDGNKMTSGGEEENVCPNGAGEKTTPVRKARGQTKGGQKLFSAGADATKMKGTANGAGEAQGIVGKTPPQSAARTKSRQAKTPTHTAPLVSPSGRWGQTLCPIDAQTAILIGGQGSRMQFCKDPMWKLCTEDMSWFAAETLAEGPTPEARIGHTAVYDPDSRRIFVFGGSKNRKWFNDVHILDTQSWKWTMVEAQGKVPPLAYHSCSMFRGELFVLGGVFPRPNPDPDGCSDSLYIFDPHLSIWYQPIVTGDTPSPRSGHSACVMQERRIYVFGGWDTPVCYNDMYMLDLGLMEFSAVKTTGKAPSPRSWHGSAVLSDTKFLIHGGYNGNNALGDAFIFDIDTNSWTEVTLPQLSVPRAGHAIITMDTANPHRFSGEGAAVDVRSTLLVFGGGDNEGNFYSDLTTVAVEDLLGAISRE from the exons ATGGGAGATTTCGGAATATATGCGGTCTTTGGAGTAAACGGTCCGCCTCAAAGGCTGCTGAG TGCTGAAGGTTCGTCCAGGGTGTTTGTTGCAGTTCCCCCGAGTGTCCGCCAGGTGGTGCTGTTTAGCAGCGGGCCGTGGGGAGAGCGGATCTGCGTCAACGCAGAGCTCAACGATGCGGACCGTTTCCCCATCACGATCGGAAAACTGACTCCATATAACAA GTGTCTGTCATGGGAGCAGTGGGAAGAGGAGACCTGGACAGACGGCGTCACACTGAGTGTGACTCTGGAAGGAGGAAACCTG GTTAAAGCAGATTGGTCAGAGCCAGAGCTCATGTCTGTGAAGGAATACACACCAAAG GACCACGCGGCTCCCCTCGCACCCCGGGAGCTCAACGGCAAGAGGAAGCGAGAGCGAGCGTTGGAGAAAGACGGTGACGGGAATAAAATGACTAGTGGCGGGGAAGAAGAGAACGTGTGTCCGAATGGCGCCGGCGAGAAGACCACGCCCGTGCGAAAGGCCAGAGGTCAAACCAAAGGGGGCCAGAAGCTGTTCAGCGCTGGAGCAGATGCAACAAAGATGAAGggaacag CTAATGGAGCAGGAGAGGCGCAGGGGATTGTGGGAAAAACGCCTCCTCAGAGTGCAGCCAGGACGAAGAGTAGGCAGGCCAAGACTCCCACACACACCG CCCCATTGGTCAGCCCGTCGGGCCGCTGGGGTCAGACTCTGTGCCCCATCGACGCTCAGACGGCTATTCTGATTGGAGGGCAGGGATCTCGGATGCAGTTCTGCAAAGATCCCATGTGGAAGCTCTGCACAG AGGACATGTCCTGGTTCGCGGCAGAGACCCTGGCAGAGGGCCCAACGCCCGAGGCCAGGATCGGCCACACAGCCGTGTACGACCCGGACTCCAGGCGGATCTTTGTATTCGGAGGCTCAAAGAACAGGAAGTGGTTCAACGACGTTCACATCCTTGACACACAGAGCTGGAAGTGGACCATGgtggag gcTCAAGGAAAGGTTCCTCCTCTGGCCTACCACAGCTGCAGTATGTTTCGGGGGGAGCTGTTTGTGCTGGGGGGAGTGTTCCCTCGTCCAAACCCCGATCCCGACGGCTGCAGTGACTCGCTGTACATCTTTGACCCCCACCTCTCCATCTGGTACCAGCCCATTGTAACTGGCGACACGCCTTCCCCCCGCTCAGG CCACTCTGCATGTGTGATGCAGGAGAGGAGGATCTATGTTTTTGGCGGGTGGGACACTCCTGTCTGCTACAACGACATGTACATGTTGGACCTCG GTCTGATGGAGTTTTCTGCTGTGAAAACAACTGGGAAAGCCCCCTCTCCTCGAAG ctgGCACGGCAGTGCTGTGCTCTCAGACACAAAGTTCCTGATCCACGGAGGTTACAACGGAAACAACGCTCTCGGTGACGCCTTCATCTTTGATATAG ACACCAACAGCTGGACGGAGGTGACGCTCCCTCAGCTGTCCGTCCCCAGGGCGGGGCACGCCATCATCACCATGGACACAGCCAACCCCCACCGCTTCTCGGGGGAAGGCGCGGCTGTGGACGTCAGAAGCACCCTGCTGGTGTTCGGAGGCGGAGACAACGAGGGCAACTTCTACTCCGACCTGACGACTGTCGCCGTGGAGGATCTGCTCGGCGCTATTTCAAGAGAGTGA
- the cct7 gene encoding T-complex protein 1 subunit eta, which yields MMNPQVILLKEGTDSSQGVPQLVSNINACQVIAEAVRTTLGPRGMDKLMVDGRGKATISNDGATILKLLDVIHPAAKTLVDIARSQDAEVGDGTTSVTLLAAEFLKQLKSYVEDGLHPQTIIRAFRTATHLAVNKIKEIAVSVKKDDKQEQRQLLEKCAATALNSKLIAGQKEFFSKMVVDAVMSLDELLSLKMIGIKKVQGGALEESHLIAGVAFKKTFSYAGFEMQPKRYDNPKIALLNVELELKAEKDNAEVRVNCVEDYQAIVDAEWNILYDKLDKIHKSGAKVVLSKLPIGDVATQYFADRDLFCAGRVQEEDLKRTMMACGGSIQTTVSSLTDNVLGQCELFEEVQVGGERYNFFKGCPKAKTCTIILRGGAEQFTEETERSLHDAIMIVRRAIKNDSIVAGGGAIEMELSKYLRDYSRTIPGKQQLLIGVYAKALEIIPRQLCDNAGFDATNILNKLRAKHAQGGMWYGVDINNEDIADNFAACVWEPSIVRINALTAASEAACLILSVDETIKNPRSSMDGPPGGGRGRGRGRPHAH from the exons ATGATG AACCCACAAGTTATCTTGCTGAAGGAAGGGACCGACtcgtctcagggcgtcccccagctCGTCAGTAACATCAATGCCTGCCAG GTGATTGCTGAGGCTGTCAGGACCACCCTGGGGCCCAGAGGGATGGACAAACTGATGGTGGATGGCAGAG gtAAGGCCACAATCTCCAACGATGGAGCCACCATCCTGAAACTGCTGGATGTGATTCACCCAGCAGCCAAGACCCTGGTGGACATCGCTCGCTCCCAGGATGCTGAG GTTGGCGACGGCACCACCTCCGTCACTCTCCTGGCTGCTGAGTTCTTGAAGCAGCTTAAGTCATACGTGGAGGATGGCCTCCACCCCCAAACCATCATCAGGGCGTTCCGCACTGCCACCCACCTCGCCGTCAACAAGATCAAGGAGATCGCCGTCTCTGTGAAGAAAGACGATAAGCA AGAGCAGAGGCAGTTGCTGGAGAAGTGTGCAGCCACAGCCCTGAACTCCAAGCTAATTGCTGGTCAGAAGGAGTTCTTTTCCAAAATGGTGGTGGATGCTGTCATGTCTCTGGACGAGCTGCTGTCTCTGAAGATGATTGGCATCAAGAAGGTCCAGGGCGGAGCTCTTGAG GAGTCCCATTTGATCGCTGGAGTTGCGTTCAAGAAGACCTTCTCCTACGCCGGGTTCGAGATGCAGCCTAAACGTTATGATAATCCAAAGATTGCTCTGCTCAATGTGGAGCTGGAGCTGAAGGCTGAGAAGGATAACGCTGAGGTCCGCGTGAACTGTGTGGAG GACTACCAGGCCATTGTGGACGCAGAGTGGAACATCCTTTACGACAAACTGGATAAGATCCATAAGTCAGGAGCCAAGGTGGTTTTGTCCAAGTTACCCATCGGAGATGTGGCCACCCAGTACTTCGCTGACAGAGACCTGTTCTGTGCTGGCagggtgcaggaggaggatcTGAAGAGGACCATGATG GCCTGTGGTGGCTCCATCCAGACCACAGTAAGTTCCCTGACAGACAACGTCCTGGGACAGTGTGAACTCTTCGAGGAGGTCCAGgttggaggagagag GTATAACTTCTTTAAGGGCTGTCCGAAGGCGAAGACGTGCACCATCATCCTGAGGGGCGGAGCAGAGCAGTTCACAGAGGAGACGGAGCGATCTCTGCACGATGCCATCATGATCGTACGCAGAGCCATCAAG AATGACTCCATCGTCGCGGGTGGAGGAGCCATCGAGATGGAGCTGTCCAAATACCTGCGGGATTATTCCAGGACCATCCCTGGAAAACAGCAGCTGCTGATTGGAGTGTACGCAAAGGCCCTGGAGATTATCCCCAGACAGCTGTGTGACAACGCTGGCTTTGACGCCACCAACATCCTGAACAAGCTGCGCGCCAAGCACGCACAG GGCGGTATGTGGTACGGCGTAGACATCAACAACGAGGACATCGCAGACAATTTCGCCGCCTGCGTCTGGGAGCCATCCATCGTGAGGATCAATGCTCTGACGGCGGCGTCCGAGGCCGCCTGCCTCATCCTGTCGGTGGACGAGACGATCAAGAACCCACGCAGCAGTATGGATGGGCCTCCTGGCGGTGGCAGGGGCCGAGGCCGCGGGAGACCCCATGCTCACTAA
- the hspa12b gene encoding heat shock 70 kDa protein 12B, giving the protein MADAVQPGPSSLRIPVDNLSAPSSPATARNDCSITPLTPSPSPLVEVKPRMSCPFSVVVAIDFGTTSSGYAFSFTQDSEAIHMMKRWEGGDPGVANQKSPTCLLLTPDLRFHSFGFAARDFYHDLDPEEVRHWLYFDKFKMKIHSTSDLSIETELEAVNGRRVRAIEVFSHALHFFREHALKEVKDQSSSVLEGEDIRWVITVPAVWRQPAKQFMREAAYLAGLVSPDCPEQLLIALEPEAASIYCRKLRLHQVLDLSLQPITNGFDLEGSRPFDSSFRQAREQLRRSRHSRTFLVESGTGELWSELQTGDRYIVADCGGGTVDLTVHQIEQPQGTLKELYKASGGPYGAVGVDLAFEAMLCQIFGEDFIQSFKAKRPAAWVDLTIAFEARKRTAAPGRTNALNISLPFSFIDFYKRHRGQSVEAALRRSNMNIVKWSSQGMLRLTQEAMNELFQPTIVSIVKHIEELMAKPEVRGVRFLFLVGGFAESPMLQKAVQRALGRACRIIIPHDVGLTTLKGAVLFGLDPTVVRVRRCPLIYGVGVLNRFVEGRHPRDKLLIKEGREWCTDILDRFVCVDQSVALGDVVRRSYTPARLGQRKIIINIYCSSADDVTYITDPGVRKCGTITLDLPEPLPLPRAVGGAGGGGAVPERREIRATMQFGDTEIKVTAVDVMSNRSVRASIDFLSN; this is encoded by the exons ATGGCTGACGCGGTGCAGCCAGGCCCCAGCAGCCTGCGGATACCCG TGGATAATTTATCAGCCCCGTCATCGCCTGCGACAGCTAGAAACGACTGCAGCATCACACCCCtcacaccctcaccctcaccg CTGGTGGAGGTCAAACCCAGGATGTCCTGTCCGTTCTCGGTTGTCGTGGCGATAGACTTTGGGACGACCTCCAGCGGCTACGCGTTCAGCTTCACACAGGACTCAGAAGCCATTCACATGATGAA GCGCTGGGAGGGCGGCGACCCAGGGGTGGCCAATCAGAAGAGCCCGACCTGCCTGCTGCTGACTCCTGATTTGCGGTTCCACAGTTTTGGGTTTGCGGCCCGGGACTTCTACCACGACCTAGACCCGGAGGAGGTCCGGCACTGGCTGTACTTTGATAAGTTCAAGATGAAGATCCACAGCACAAGT GACCTCAGCATCGAGACGGAGCTGGAGGCGGTCAACGGACGGAGGGTCCGAGCCATTGAGGTCTTTTCTCACGCCCTGCACTTCTTCAGGGAACATGCCCTAAAG GAGGTGAAGGACCAGTCGTCATCGGTGCTGGAGGGAGAAGATATCAGATGGGTAATCACCGTCCCCGCTGTGTGGAGACAACCTGCCAAACAGTTCATGAGAGAGGCTGCATACCtg GCGGGTCTGGTGTCTCCCGACTGTCCCGAGCAGCTCCTCATCGCACTGGAACCCGAAGCTGCGTCCATTTACTGCCGTAAGCTCCGCCTCCACCAGGTGCTTGACCTGAGCTTGCAGCCAATCACAAACGGCTTTGATCTGGAAGGGTCCCGGCCCTTTGACTCCAGCTTCAGACAAG CGAGGGAGCAGTTGAGGCGATCGAGACACAGCAGAACCTTCCTGGTGGAGAGTGGAACTGGAGAGCTGTGGTCTGAGCTACAGACTG GCGACAGGTATATTGTTGCCGACTGCGGAGGAGGAACAGTTGACCTGACAGTCCATCAAATCGAGCAGCCACAGGGAACACTCAAAGAGCTCTACAAGGCTTCAG GCGGTCCGTACGGTGCCGTCGGAGTAGACCTGGCCTTCGAAGCCATGCTGTGCCAGATCTTCGGTGAGGACTTCATCCAGAGCTTCAAAGCCAAGCGGCCGGCGGCATGGGTGGACCTCACCATCGCGTTCGAGGCGAGGAAACGGACGGCGGCGCCGGGCAGGACCAACGCCCTCAACATCTCCCTGCCCTTCTCTTTCATCGACTTCTACAAGAGACATAGGGGGCAGAGTGTGGAGGCCGCCCTGAGGAGGAGCAA tatgaACATAGTGAAGTGGTCGTCCCAAGGGATGCTGCGGCTGACACAGGAAGCCATGAACGAGCTCTTCCAGCCCACCATCGTCAGTATCGTCAAACACATTG AGGAGCTGATGGCAAAGCCGGAGGTGCGCGGCGTGCGTTTCCTCTTCCTGGTCGGCGGTTTTGCAGAGTCGCCCATGCTGCAGAAAGCGGTCCAGAGAGCACTGGGGCGGGCGTGTCGCATCATCATCCCTCATGACGTCGGGCTGACCACACTCAAGGGCGCCGTGCTCTTCGGGCTGGACCCCACCGTG gtCAGAGTGCGCCGATGCCCCCTGATCTACGGCGTCGGCGTCTTGAACCGGTTCGTGGAGGGGCGCCATCCTCGTGACAAACTCCTCATCAAGGAGGGTCGAGAGTGGTGCACCGACATCCTCGACCGGTTCGTCTGCGTCGACCAGTCGGTGGCTCTGGGCGACGTCGTGAGGCGGAGCTACACGCCCGCTCGCCTGGGCCAGCGAAAGATCATCATCAACATTTACTGCAGCTCGGCGGACGACGTTACCTACATCACCGACCCCGGAGTCAGGAAGTGCGGGACGATAACTTTGGACCTACCGGAACCGTTACCGCTACCGAGGGCagtgggaggagcaggaggaggaggagcggtcccagagaggagagagatcaGGGCGACCATGCAGTTTGGAGACACGGAGATCAAAGTCACAGCCGTTGATGTCATGTCTAACCGCTCCGTCCGGGCTTCCATAGACTTCCTGTCTaactga